In Methylomonas sp. MK1, the following are encoded in one genomic region:
- a CDS encoding LPS-assembly lipoprotein LptE has translation MINHLSRMVLFGTLALLLGCGYHLRGSIEMPEVLKNMYVFGASQPLQGELQAIMKASKGKIVGSPNDAGVVVKVLREDMRNRVLTIGSTGKSSESELEYYLRFQFFDSKENALMDEQVIEISREFFNDQTAVLAKGNEEQLIRNEIYKQVARMILARARIAVDTQKK, from the coding sequence ATGATTAATCACTTGAGCCGGATGGTCTTGTTTGGAACTTTGGCGCTGCTGCTTGGCTGCGGATACCATCTGCGCGGTTCGATAGAGATGCCGGAAGTGCTGAAAAATATGTATGTATTTGGCGCTTCCCAGCCCTTACAGGGCGAATTGCAAGCGATCATGAAAGCCTCGAAAGGCAAAATCGTCGGTTCTCCCAACGATGCAGGCGTGGTAGTTAAGGTGCTACGGGAAGACATGCGTAACCGGGTGCTGACCATCGGCTCAACCGGTAAATCCAGTGAATCCGAGTTGGAATACTATCTGCGCTTTCAATTTTTCGACAGTAAGGAAAATGCGCTGATGGACGAACAAGTGATCGAAATATCCAGGGAGTTTTTTAACGACCAAACTGCAGTGCTGGCGAAAGGCAACGAAGAGCAATTGATTCGTAACGAAATCTATAAGCAAGTGGCGCGGATGATATTAGCCAGAGCCAGGATAGCCGTCGATACGCAGAAAAAATAA